From Triplophysa dalaica isolate WHDGS20190420 chromosome 16, ASM1584641v1, whole genome shotgun sequence:
CCAGATATTATATAAACGACTGTACTTTTATTAAATGTCTAAAATCTACAGTAATACCTTTTATCATTATGCGtgtgttgaaatgtttaatatgaGAAGAAAACATGGCAGTGATCTTAATATTAACGTGGGGAATATACTTTTTGGgggaaaaatacaatattataaaattaaaacacactaatttttatttttctctcaatttttgaaatgtttttactaAACCCCTCCCAGTCACCGCTCGGACCAATCAAAATACAGTCTCGCCGAAAGTCCGtcccaaaaataataatcttatttaaattaattcatagcgaatttaaaaataaatggcgTTGGCATATGTATGGGCTTAAacccagcacatttaaattacttttaaaatgctCTTTTATCGGCGTTATTGTGACTGACGTGATTTCCGGCGGATGTTGATTGGTCGGCGTGAGGCGTGTGCGCGAGAGAAGCTCCGCTGCGGGGCCGCCGCTGCTGCTGCTGTCTGGGGCCGATATGCAGAGGCGGGCCGGGAGAGAGAGGAACAAGAAACAAGGAGAATGTTGGAATCCGAGTCGGCTTTTATAAGTTAATAATATCAAAGGTGGAATCCTAAACCCGCGGTTTATTTTCGACGGTTCGTCCGACGTGTTATAAAAGCAGGAAAAGGGCTGTTTATATGTGATTGTGCGGCGAATGCCCGCAGGCGTCTAACGCTAGTCATGTAGGGCTCCATTCACACGGACGCTAAACATGGACGCGACTTCACATGATACTTGTGACATGTATCGTCTCTGTGGTTTACTAACACTTAACTGAACCGATTTTGATGGATATTGAGTGCAGATGGAGGGTCGTTGTGGATTTAGCTAGTCGAAGCACAATATTCACCCAGAGAAAACGCTCTCTTCCTCCGTTCAGTCTGTGACTTTGATTGCTACATCCCGATACAAGTGTTGCATTGATCGTAGAACCTGTTTGGGAAACGGCGTTGGGGTGTTTTTATGGCCGGTTGTGTGCAGATAAAGTTAGCTGTAGCTTGAGCTCGGATCAGACCAAATGAAGGAGTATAAGGTAGTTGTGCTCGGCAGCGGCGGCGTGGGCAAGTCCGCACTCACGGTCCAGTTTGTGACCGGGACATTCATAGAGAAATATGACCCAACCATCGAAGACTTCTACAGGAAGGAGATCGAGGTGGATTCGTCCCCCTCGGTGCTGGAGATCCTGGACACTGCTGGTACCGAGCAGTTTGCTTCTATGAGAGATCTGTATATTAAAAATGGGCAAGGCTTCATTTTGGTGTACAGCCTCGTCAACCAGCAGTCGTTTCAGGTGAGTGCTGCAAACTGTCTATGCTTATACCAGTATAGCCAATATAAAAATCTACAATAGAATTCAACCTGCTCTGTGAATCCTTTGAGAGTTCATTTTGTCAAATAGTGGAATACAGAAAACCATTTGTAGTTTAAGAAAGTAGTAGTTTATGGCATATGCAACAGGTTAGAATTGGCATTATCTATGCTGTTCGTATACACCCAACCCTGCTTACCGTTGATGAATCATTCCTATAAACACACCCTGATATCTGTGCTTCGCAGGACATCAGACCAATGCGAGACCAGATCGTTCGCGTGAAACGCTTCGAGAAGGTGCCTCTCATCTTGGTCGGTAATAAGGTGGACCTGGAGTCCGAACGGGAGGTTGCCGGCTCCGATGGCCGTGCCCTTGCGCAAGAATGGGGTTGCCCGTTCATAGAGACCTCTGCCAAAAGCAAGAGCATGGTGGATGAGCTGTTCGCTGAGATCGTAAGGCAGATGAACTACACCACATTGCCCGAGAAGCAGGAGCAGTGCTGCACTGCTTGTGTTGTGCAGTGAGCTTCCTGGCCTTACGTTTACTACAGGTATGAGAGCGCACAGCCATGAAACAACATTCAGACTGTTTGGCATTAAATGTCTTAAGCACACAAATGTACATTTGTCTTCATACtcttttaaatgatcatttcagATTTAGATCAGTTCTGCATCTGTGCAATAGTTTGTGGTGCAGAAGTGTTGTATCAATAGAGAAAGGGGAAATAAGCTGCTCTGGGCTGACTCAGCTCTGTTATCATTGGATCACACCAGGAATGTGGAGTGAAGAATGAAGCCGCTTAATCTCGATACCAGTGAGATGAAGCATAAAGTGACAGAGCTGTCTGGGCTAGAAGGCAGGCACATGAGAACAGGGAGAACCCTTGTCAAGCTAAAGGAAAACGTAACATCCTGAATGGAAAGTGATGTTGCAAAACAGGAAATCCAGAGAATTGTGTGGCTACCCAGAACCAGTCATTTCAGTTGTGTCTTGACGTAAACGCGTTTCCTTGAACagtaatttcattattttgaaggaatagttcatacaaaaatgaaaattctgtcatcgttaactattgtcatttcaaacccgaattactttctactgcagaacacaaaaggagatgttttgaaggtttgaaatgataaagtaaataatgacagagtttttttgggggtgaaTTCTTTTTTGAAATTCTAAACAAACACATAGTACATTTTTGCTGTAGCTAGTTAgtgttgaaaatgtattgtattcttatggttgtgtgtatttgtatttctttgctTGTCATTACAGTAAATTTTTGTGTTTCGTAGGCACCAAATCCCACCGGAATCTGTTAAACCAGTCAATGCATTGATGATCTTATGACCCTATGAGCCACACCTGTGCCACTGAGCCCCTTGAACTCTGATAC
This genomic window contains:
- the rap2c gene encoding ras-related protein Rap-2c — its product is MKEYKVVVLGSGGVGKSALTVQFVTGTFIEKYDPTIEDFYRKEIEVDSSPSVLEILDTAGTEQFASMRDLYIKNGQGFILVYSLVNQQSFQDIRPMRDQIVRVKRFEKVPLILVGNKVDLESEREVAGSDGRALAQEWGCPFIETSAKSKSMVDELFAEIVRQMNYTTLPEKQEQCCTACVVQ